Within Marmota flaviventris isolate mMarFla1 chromosome 13, mMarFla1.hap1, whole genome shotgun sequence, the genomic segment GATTATTATTAAAGAAGTAAGGGgcttaatccaacatgatggagattttggcctactttttcttctattagatgcaggggcTCTGatataattcctaggtccttgatctactttgagttgagttttgttcatggtgagagagagcagtttaatttcattttgttgcatatggatttccattttctcagcatatttgttgaagaggctatcatttttccaatgtatgtttctggtgcctttgtttaatataagataaccgtgattatgtgggtttatctctgtgtcctctattctgtaccattgatctatcagtctcttttggtgccaataccatgctggttttgttactattgctttgtggtatagtttaaattctggtatagtgatgccacctgcttcactcttcttgctaaggaatgctttagctattctggatctcctatttttccagatgaatttcatgactgctttttctatttccatgaggaatgtcattgggattttcattggaattgcattaaatctgtatagtgctttttggtagtatggtcattttgacaatatcaatttTACCTAAGAACAAGTTAgatctttccgtcttctaaggtcttctttaatttctgtctttagcattctttagttttcattgtagaggtctttaacctcttttattagattgattcccaaatatttttttttctatttgagatTATTGTGAACGGGGTAGtttttcctcgtttccctttaagaggatttgtcactgatatacagaaatgcctttgatttataggtgttgattttgtatcttgctactttgctgaatttatgtaatagttctagaagttttctggtggaattttttggaatCTTCCAAggatagaatcatattgttggcaaatggtgctagtttgagttcttctttttctatccatatccctttaatttttttcatctgtctcaaaaaaaaaaaaaaatgaccaaacattacatctcaaagccctagaaaaataggaaacaaatcAATACCAGaagcagaagaagacaggaaataattaaaatcagagatgaaatgaatgaaatttaaacaaaagaaataattgaaaaaattgacaaaacaaaagttggttctttgaaaaaaataaataaaattgacaaacccttagccatgctaacaaagagaaggagagagaaaactcaaattactaacattgatgatgaaaaaggaaatatcacaacaacATTACAGAAagacagaagataattagaaattattttgaaaacttttactccaataaaatagaaaatattgaaggcattgacaaattttctAGAGTcctatgatttgcccaaattgaatcaggatgatatgcacaagttaaacagatcaatttcaagcaacgaAATAGAAAACGCCATCAggagcctaccaaccaagaaaagcccaggaccgagTGGAAACATAGctagttctacaagacctttgaAGGAGAACTAATACCaaaactcttcaaattatttcatgaaatagaaaaagagggagcacctccaaactcattgtatgaggtcaatatcaccctgattccagaACCAGGCAtaaatacatcaaagaaagaaaacttcagaccaatatctctaaagaacatagatgcaaaaattctcattaaaattctggcaaacatataaaaaagatagtgtacctccatcaagtgggattcatcccagggattcaaggttggttcaacatacgaaaaaatccataaatgtaattcatcacatcagtagaataggaatcatatgattatctcaatggATGTAGTAAAAGCactcgacaaaatacagcaccccttcatattgaaaatactaaaaaactagggataacaggaatgtatctcaacatggtaaaagccatttatgctaagctccaggccaacatcattctaaatggataaaaattgaaagcattctctctaaaaatgggaacaagacagggatgctctctttcaccacttctattttgtcaatttttaattggctttatttATGGTTTTATGCCTTGCAAAACATTTTCAATTCCTATGTAGAAAATGTGTCATGGTTAAGATATTTCCTAtctcttgccaggcatggtggcacacacttataatcctgTGGACTCAGGacgttgagacaggaggatggcaaattctaggctaacctcagctacttagtcagaccctgtctcaaaataaaaaggactggggatgtatctccaTGGCAGAacgccccttggttcaatccccagtaccaaaaataaaagggtATGTAGTTTGGTGGAAAAacccctgagtttgattcccactACTGCCCAAACTTAAAAAACCTCTCCTAAGAGTCTTTTGTAAATGTAATTTGGAGATTTtgttacaatatttttattttacatgttaaaatttttatgtctttagtccatctggcatttattttttaacatagcaTAAGATAGCATTCCAATTTTACTTTCTTCCAGATGGATAGCCAGTTGTGTTATTCCTATTTTCCTACTGAGTACAACTACCATCATTGTCATATCTTACATTCTATCATCTATACTGGGATTGTTCTGTTACTAACCTGTTTGTGTTTTCCTCTCTCAATACTCTTTTGACTAAAGAGGCTATGATTTATGTTCTGATACTTTGTGAAGCAagtcttttctatttcctatGAATTACTTGActattctttcaattttaatCTTCCACAAAAGCCTTAAAATCATTTATCCAATCTCATCACCACCACTATCTTATAAGGTTATGTAGTGATTCTAATTTGAATTCATTAATTGACATTGAGTGTGTAAATTGAAAATTGTTATTATATCTTCACAACTAAGAATAATGGGATGTCTTTCTACCTGTTCAGTAAAGACTTCAGATATGCCTTCATGTGAGTCTtgtgccttttttattttattcccagATTATCTTAGAGTACTCACAAGGTAAGTggaggatttttttgttttttgtttttccatttggtTCAATAGAGAAAAAACATTGATAAATTTTCTGTTCATCTACCTGTTGAGTTTTGATGATTtccaaaaatgcatattttagatTTCTAAATATACAGTAAAAATGTTTCACCTCTTTGATTTCAGTGTCTATGGAAGCTACCAGTtgtcttgattttgtttttatatgtggtaGAAATATTAAGACAGTGTCAGATTTGATGATGGTGATAATTAAATTCCTTCTCTAATTCCTGATTTTAGTTAAAATGATTTTAGCTTTTCAATCTTTGGGGGaaatatgctatttattttttataaataatttttctttctttctttttttttaaattctttgttggaatttgttggtggtggtggtgatggtgctgAGGAATTGAACCTATGGGCACTGTACCATTGAgacatatctccagccctttttattttttgagacagagccttgtttagttgctgaggctgccttgaactttcaatcttcctgtctcaagtCTTCTgaattgcagggattacagggatgcaccactgTGAGCAGCTTAAGGTTGGAATTTTTATTAGGAATGTCTACTGAATTTTATTAAGAGCTTTTTCAGCATTTCAtgaacattattttctttcatttgttgatGCAGTGCATAGTTCATCAACATGATAGACTTGATATTGTTTACAGTTGGCTTCATGTAATAAATTTCTACAAAACAAGTACCTCTAACTAAattctttgtgttcttttctttctgatcttTGGCCAGGAGCTCTTCAGTCCTGATCTTTAGATGATACTAGTAAGACTCGAATGGAAGCCTCTTAGCTCCAGTTGCCAGTTATCCTAGGGTTTGGTGACTTATGTTAAGTTGGAGTTGAGAATAAAGACAAAGGAAGGCATTTTCTATTTCCAGAATCCTCCTgttccttctttgttttgttttgttgttgttgttggttttagtttttttttttttttcttttgagagatagagagaatttatttattttttagttttcagtggacacaatatctttatttgtatgtggtgctgaggattgaacccaggccgctcgcatgccagacgaatgcgctaccgcttgagccacatccccagccccaagtttttttattttatgtaagtatgtctttctgttccttttaaGTCAGTGTTTAGTAGGCAAAATTTACACCAAACTACTTCTACAACAGATTTtttcccccagctctttttatttttaagacaagttcttgttaagttgcccaggctgacctgaaacttgggattctcctgtctaagcctcccaagtagctggaattgcaggctcacaccactgtgctgggctctgAAACCtttttaataatgagaaaataatgaaatatcaaTGTATCTtgatgtttttccttccttccatccttttgGCCTTTTTTTCTGAAACTAATCTGCATTGTTTTCTTCAGTGATTGTCAATTTCAGTGGAAGGAACATTTTTGCCATGAAGCTTTTATTCAGAACCTAAACTAGTAGCAAGCTCATATAATCAATATTTACATTTCTAATTGTTTATTCAAAGGAGACTATAAAGGCCCAGATGCATTTTTACAAgtctggaaaaataaattattagttaTGATTTCATTATCAAATTATTAGTTATGAGTTCATTATCAAATTATTAGTTATGATTTCATTATAAAGCAGATTGATTTACTAGGCAGTGATTAAATAATACTTACTCACAGGAACCTGCCTGTGGATGCCCAACAATAAAAGGGGATTGATTTATCAAGAACAGTGCTGGATGTAAAGTTTGAAATCCTGAGTACTAGTCTTAGTGCTCTATCTAGCTTCCTTGAACTCAGATGGGGTTCTGTACCTATGACcattcatttcctcttctctaaAATGAGGTTCCTGAAGTAAGTGGTTGATCCTTCTTTAAACTTTAACATTGTGGAAAATCAGATACTATTGGTCCTCTGTATCCACAGATTACATATTTGTGGGTTCCATATCCCCAAATTTAACCAACTAGAGATTGAAAGTGTTAATTGAAAAAAGTTGCTTCAGTACTGAATATttacacacactttttttcttgacaatattttttaaacaacatagTAGTTAAATAGCATCTACATTATATCAGTTTTACAAGTAATCAGGATACAGGAAGATTATGTAGGTTAAATGCAAATACTTCACCCTTTTTATAAGGAACCTGAGCATCTACAGATTTTGGTGTCTGACACAGTTCCCAGAACTAGTCTCCCTTAGATACTGAGGGACCATTGGAGTGTTTGAGCCCTGCCCCAAAATACAGGCCATGATTCCAGTGTTTCACagctgagttatttttttttttaaatacatgacagcagaatgcattacaattcttattactcatatagagcacaatttttcatatcacaGCTGAGTTCTTTTGCTGTCTGGTTCTATAGGAAATTAGGTTGTTGTGAACTTTCTGGTGCATTGCATGCTCCAATAGAGCAATTAACTATAGTAGATCcctttaaagttttatttgtgaaaataattttaaaccatGGTGTCTCTATGAAGTCATTTCTCCTCTAGGGAGTTCTTGTAAGTAATGTCTGTCTAGGGAGCTttaaagggtttttgtttttttgtttgtttgtttgttttgggggggagtgtttgtttggtactggggattgaacccagggacacttaacccaatgagacagagtctcattgagttgcttttagtttttctaagttgcttaggctggatttgaactcgtgatcctcctgactcagcttcctgagtcactgggattacaggtatgaccACCACACCTGACATAAAAGGTTTTGAACTTACTGGAATGTAAATGTAGAGCTGGgcttgtagcttagtggtagaacattggcctagtacatgtgagggcactggggttgatcctcagcaccacataaaaataaataaaatgaaaatattgtatccatctacaactaaaaatgtatctttaaaaaaaaaatgtcggggctagagttgtagctcagtgatagagcacttgccttgcatgcatgaggccccgggtttggtccttagcaccacataaaaataaagatattgtgtgcgggagaccaaccttacacgtgactgggtcacactccctggctgggtgctgaggcgctcagtcacagaaatgtggtcattgtctcgtgcatgggtgtgtcttgctatagCCCtgtgggtgaagctatgctcacctgttcctttgtaatataaccccttgccctgtttaggatagaatcttccatggaagtgccttgtgtgtgtccccttctcttactgtgtccttgggtgtggcctacccaggtgtcagtcacctactggggttgatcctcagcaccacataaaaataaataaaataaaaatattgtatccatctacaactaaaaatgtatcttaaaaaaaaaaaatgtcggggctagagttgtagctcagtgatagagcacttgccttgcatgcatgaggccccgggtttggtccttagcaccacataaaaataaagatattgtgtgtgggagaccaaccttacttctgtgtgtgtgtgtgtgtgctttttgtATATCAGATTGgggaacattttctttatttttatcttgaaaaactgattttaaagttTCTTGAAACTGGTGAATATCCAGTGAATCATGAGAGAGAAAATGCTGAATATTTAACTGTTCAGCTAGAACTTCTCATGCAGCTGAATTATGATTTCTCACTTGCCATATACAGTTAACACACttcttctttaatattctttgttCCTTggaaaaatgctaaaagaaaataggaatttCCCATTATTGCCTTTGTGGAAATGTATTCATATCTAATTCCTGACTCGCTGCCCTGGCTACTACCCATTTTCCTTGCTACCAATTTTCCTTGCTTTTCTGCTTAAGAGAGGGATTCCAGACAGACGAGGAAACAGCTTTTAAATGCTGCACTGCGGGTGTACTAAGCCATTCCCCCACTGTGCAGTCTGGAAATCCAGGAGCACCTCTCTGGCAATGCATTCTAATGAGTTGCTAAAGATGCCAGAGCATGTGCATGcattttctttcccctccccctttcttcctttttccaagCCCCCTCTTCTCCCTgtttcccctccttctcctttatCCCCTCCCTCTGTGTCTCAGTTCTGCAGTACACAGGAGGGAAGCACACTCCTGCATTGCAAGGCTTTCTCTTAAGGAAGTATTGTGGCTTTTGTTTGGATTGCAGCGTGCAGACTTACAGGTAACACTGAAATTGAGTTAAACAGTTATATTCTATTAAATTGTTTTCAGATGTAAAATATTACATTGGATTTCATGGAAAAAATAAGTGAATCTTGGCTAATTTTACTAGTGGTGATTGTAATGAAATGTTTTCAGAATTACCATAAGCAGATTCTATAAACAactcaaatgaaagaaaatgggggTAGATTGATCTgtgattgcttttgttttatgtttatcttGAAAGCTTGGTGTGGTGTTGCTTCTCTTTAGAGTAAGGACCAGTTATGTGGGGTGTTATTGATTGTAGCCGTGGTAGTGATATCAGAAGGGGTGGAGTGGGAAGGGTGACAGCAGCCTGGGCTAGCTAGGTTCTTCGATTTAGGGCACTGGATGCAAATGTAAattgctttctccttttcttctatcAGCTGTTCAGAGGAGACTCATTACAACTCCTGCTGAAGCTCctaatcttcctcccttcttctagCCCTTTTCTCTACCCTAACTTGGCCTGAAGACATTGTCCCCAAAATTTACCTTTCTCCCTTGGTGCTATATGTATGGTGAACTTGGCACTATGGCCTCGTCTGGGACTGGCCAGACGATGGCTCTTGGCTCTCCCTATTCCAAGAAGGATTTAAAGGGAAATTGCACTGCAGGCAATGCATCAGAGCAGCAGCATCGGGAGCTTGGGGACTGAGGCTCTTCTGGCAGTATTATACACATGCACAGCTGACCGCAATGACAGCAGCTGCTCCTTTGAACTGTTGGCAGCAGCCAAGCGGCAGCATGAAGTGAGAGATCACTCCTGAGCTCAAGATGAACTCCACCTTGGATGGTAATCAGAGCAGCCACCCTTTTTGTCTCTTGGCATTTGACTACTTGGAAACTGTCAGTTTTTGCCTTTTGGAAGTGCTGATTATTGTTTTTCTAACAGTATTGATTATTTCTGGCAACATCATTGTGATTTTTGTATTTCACTGTGCACCTTTGTTGAACCATCACACTACAAGTTATTTTATCCAGACAATGGCATATGCTGACCTCCTGGTGGGGGTAAGCTGCTTGGTCCCTTCTTTATCACTCCTTCACTATTCCCTACCATTAGAGGAGTCCTTGACTTGCCAGATATTTGGCTTTGCAGTATCAGTTCTGAAGAGTGTCTCTATGGCTTCTCTGGCCTGTATCAGCATTGATAGATACATTGCCATCACTAAGCCTTTAACGTATAATACCCTGGTTACACCCTGGAGACTACGCCTGTGTATTTTCCTGATTTGGCTATACTCCACCCTCatcttcctgccttcctttttCCACTGGGGCAAACCTGGATATCATGGAGATGTCTTTCAGTGGTGTGCGGAGTCCTGGCACACAGACCCATACTTCACCTTGTTCATCGTGATAATGTTATATGCCCCAGCAGCCCTCATTGTCTGCTTCACATATTTCAACATCTTCCGCATCTGCCAACAGCATACAAAGGAAATCAGCGAAAGGCAAGCCCGCTTCAGCAGCCAGAGTGGGGAGACTGGGGAAGAACAGGCCTGTCCCGATAAGCGTTATGCCATGGTCCTGTTCCGCATCACTAGTGTATTTTATGTCCTCTGGTTGCCCTATATTATCTACTTCTTGTTGGAGAGTTCCACTGGCCACAGCAACCGCTTCGTATCCTTCTTGACCACCTGGCTTGCTATTAGTAACAGTTTCTGCAATTGTGTCATTTATAGTCTGTCCAACAGTGTCTTCCAAAGAGGACTTAAACGCCTATCAGGGGCTGTGTGTACTTGTGCAAGTCAGACCACTGACAAGGACCCTTATACAGTTAGGAGCAAAGGCCCCCTTAATGGATGTCATGTCTGAAATGGCTCAGTCACTAGTTCACTAGGAAATCGGGGACAGAATAATTTGACTAAGCAATAGCACACAAGTGATCtatccaaatatcttttttttaagtttgcatGAAATTTTTTCCTAAATGTGATTTTGAATCAGAAGAATCAGGATCATGAGGATAAATttctcttgttccagtttttgaaATGTCATGGAAATGACTACATTTCTCAGATTTAAAGGAATAAAGCCATACCTAACACCTCTCTCCAGCTGGCGTGACTGAACCTGGGTGTGAAAAAGCGTCAGCATTTTAAAAGTCATCATTCTCTTGTCACTTTTCTAGATTCTTTCCAGCATTTGGACTTCCTGTGCTATTGATATCTTTCAACAgggaatattaaaatatactgatAAATTAatagggatttaattttttttatctgtacaCTGCAAGTTTCAACACTGTCATTTAGACAGCCAAATGTTTTGCATTATATTCTCTTGAGAGAACTCTTAATGGGGTGAATAATGTGAACAATTaaacattgcttttaaaattttgcaatgAACCACAGAAGTAAAAGTGCAACCAACTCATAGTTCATGAAAAACTGAGCTACTTTTTTGTGCTATGCTtcacagagattttgatacatgtGCATATAAGTAATTGATGCAATATTTTTGCCCAGGTGTTTGTGTATATTGAGAATATTTGAGTTGagttagatttctctttcatgaCAAAATGTATTTCAGTGAGCTAAAATTAATTGCAAGTATAGTTGATAACggtgaaaatatataaaaatgtgactttagtgttttttgttcttttttatccaAAGACTTTTGAAATATTAGAACAGCAAGCAGAAGAGTGCCATAGGTAATCAAGTCAAAATATACTATTGGCTGGAggtagggctcagtggtagagtacatggtCAGTatatgcaaagccctgagttcagtaTCCTGCCCAGGGAGTGGggtaaatatgtatgtgtacactCACTGTaatatactcattttttaaaatggagttaatTGACATGTTTTCTTCGTGGTTAAATAGAATCAACTAATACAGTAAAAACTAATTTTGGAAAGCATTCTTTCAGTGTTAAAGAATCCACGttgagtgaaggaaggggagattCTGGTTAATCTGAatctcttttattgcttttttttttactggagaaAAAATCTTTTGGCATACagttttttctttaagtctttttttcatttttgtttttctaacacACTGGCAAAATCTATAGGATTTTATCatcattttctagaattattatCAGAAtggtatgtgtttgtgtatagtATCATGTTTTGTTCTTAAAAATGATTATCTTTAAAGCAAGAAGTTTAC encodes:
- the Gpr21 gene encoding probable G-protein coupled receptor 21, producing MNSTLDGNQSSHPFCLLAFDYLETVSFCLLEVLIIVFLTVLIISGNIIVIFVFHCAPLLNHHTTSYFIQTMAYADLLVGVSCLVPSLSLLHYSLPLEESLTCQIFGFAVSVLKSVSMASLACISIDRYIAITKPLTYNTLVTPWRLRLCIFLIWLYSTLIFLPSFFHWGKPGYHGDVFQWCAESWHTDPYFTLFIVIMLYAPAALIVCFTYFNIFRICQQHTKEISERQARFSSQSGETGEEQACPDKRYAMVLFRITSVFYVLWLPYIIYFLLESSTGHSNRFVSFLTTWLAISNSFCNCVIYSLSNSVFQRGLKRLSGAVCTCASQTTDKDPYTVRSKGPLNGCHV